Proteins from a single region of Gemmatimonadota bacterium:
- a CDS encoding NAD(P)-dependent oxidoreductase, giving the protein MAEPLPVVGFIGLGRMGLPMCRNLLKAGFPLLVYNRTAAKADGLRAAGARVLGSAGDVAAEADVICACLDRVETSREVFLGPDGVVNRARSGSIALDHGTIGPDLAREIGVGLGAKGMGFLDAPMSGGPEGAEQGTLTIMAGGTATTFERAGPVMRAYGKTVVRMGEVGAGSLTKLVNQLLTFVHGAAAAEALAFAERAGLDLAAVGEVVKVSFGQSKMLERTLGRVLAGNFEAGAPLRLYAKDLGLIDVVGRETGAPLPLTAAAEGLLAEAAARGWSERDIAALIGLFR; this is encoded by the coding sequence ATGGCTGAGCCACTTCCGGTCGTTGGGTTCATCGGTCTGGGCCGGATGGGGCTCCCGATGTGCCGCAATCTGCTCAAGGCCGGGTTTCCGCTTCTGGTGTACAACCGGACCGCAGCCAAGGCCGATGGGCTCCGAGCGGCGGGGGCTAGGGTGTTAGGCAGCGCGGGTGATGTCGCGGCGGAAGCCGACGTGATCTGCGCCTGTCTCGACCGGGTCGAGACCTCGCGCGAGGTGTTTCTTGGCCCCGATGGTGTCGTGAACCGGGCTCGTTCCGGATCGATAGCGCTCGACCACGGCACCATCGGCCCCGATCTGGCCCGCGAGATCGGCGTCGGTCTCGGCGCCAAGGGGATGGGCTTTCTCGATGCCCCGATGAGCGGCGGCCCCGAGGGAGCGGAGCAGGGAACCCTGACGATCATGGCGGGGGGCACGGCTACGACCTTCGAGCGGGCGGGGCCGGTCATGCGGGCGTACGGCAAGACCGTCGTCCGGATGGGCGAGGTCGGCGCGGGCTCGCTCACCAAGCTGGTCAACCAATTACTGACTTTCGTGCACGGCGCAGCGGCAGCTGAGGCGCTCGCATTCGCTGAGCGGGCCGGCCTCGACCTCGCGGCGGTGGGCGAGGTGGTGAAGGTGAGTTTCGGACAGTCGAAGATGCTGGAGCGAACGTTAGGCAGAGTCCTGGCTGGGAACTTCGAGGCGGGTGCGCCGCTCCGTCTCTATGCGAAGGATCTCGGTCTGATCGATGTGGTGGGGCGGGAGACTGGGGCGCCGTTGCCGCTCACCGCCGCCGCCGAGGGGTTGTTGGCGGAGGCCGCCGCGCGGGGGTGGTCGGAGCGAGACATTGCGGCGCTGATCGGACTGTTCCGTTAA